The genomic window GCATATGAGGAAATGTTTCGGTGCATATGATAGGAAAAATCATAACCGATACATTTgagtaaagaaaaatattacgTAAGATTTACTataaaaataggaaaattGTGATATACCTGTCGAGTTGGACCCAAATAATCGACAAGATAGACTTTACACATAATATTGAGCTATGTGTATTGACGTATATAATCTATCTTCTAATAACGTAGATTAGCACAAAATTGACGAGATAAACATAAGGAAAAcgggaaaagaagagaagttgtttaaacaaaaaggGAAATTGCAAGCCAActtgaaacttttaatttatttagttcaCAAGTTGTGAGAAACAGTTATTTCTCCCAAACCACATTTTATCAATATAATaagacaaataaaagaatGCATAACAATTAACAACCAATAGTTATCGCTCCCTTCATGCATGTTATAGACCTGACGTGGAATTCAACATAAACAGCTAACTGCAAGTTCCCAAGActactttgttttgtttcatttgagATAGTATGtcatagcaaaaaaaattgcatattACAAAATGTAGTGCAGATTTCTTGAAATTATGAAAAGCATTACAGTTTAATAACGTTTCATCTTGGtcgaatcaaatcaaagaaagaaaatggtaaAACAAATCCCAAATTGGTTAAATATTAACCTGAAAAGGGAAATGTTGACAAAATAActgaaaagtaaagaaaaatatacgGAAAGTATATTCTTCcttcatatgaaaaaaaaaactaaacaaaacaaataaaatcagatggggtaattaaaaaatgtttttaaaaattaagaggtaaatcaataaataagaaaatgtggGTCTCTCCTTGCTCGTAAAAGGCCTATATAATGACCTAATGcgactcttctttcttccatcATTCTCGGTTTAACTGTgaaacacataaataaaacaaagagaaagagagagaatatgGGTGGGTGGGCAATCGCAGTACACGGTGGTGCCGGTATCGACCCTAATCTTCCGGCGGAGAGACAAGAAGAGGCTAAACAGCTTTTAACTCGTTGTCTCAACCTCGGCATAATAGCTTTGCGTTCCAATGTCTCCGCCATTGACGTCGTTGAGCTCGTCGTACGTTCTCTTTCCCCACAATGATTTCTTACGGTGTTCTTGTTGAATTATATACTAAACGATTGATTAACACAGATTAGAGAATTGGAGACGGATCCTCTGTTTAATTCAGGCCGTGGATCTGCTTTGACGGAAAAAGGAACGGTTGAGATGGAAGCTAGCATTATGGACGGTACGAAGAGACGATGCGGTGCCGTTTCGGGGATAACCACCGTGAAAAATCCTATATCTCTTGCTCGTCTCGTCATGGACAAATCTCCCCACTCTTACCTTGCTTTCTCAGGTGCAGAGGATTTCGCCCGCAAACAGGtgtttatttactattttacccTTCCACTTTTTATTCTAAACCACTTGGTTAGATAAATCTTCTGACCGAAGCCGGTTTAATGAGAAGGGAGTTGAAATTGTGGACAACGAGTACTTTGTCACGGACGACAACGTAGGAATGCTCAAGTTGGCCAAGGAAGCTAACTCCATCTTGGTACGTTTTTGACTTAAATCTCCACCGTCCATTTATTCATCGtacgtttttctttattttgtatcctcaactttttctttttttttgctttctcacCAGTTTGATTACCGGATTCCGCCGATGGGATGTGCCGGTGCAGCTGCGACCGACAGTCCAATCCAAATGAACGGTCTTCCGATCAGCATTTACGCACCGGAGACAGTCGGGTGCGTTGTGGTTGACGGGAAAGGACATTGTGCCGCCGGGACATCCACGGGTGGTTTAATGAACAAGATGATGGGAAGGATTGGTGACTCGCCGCTGATAGGAGCCGGGACGTATGCGTCGGAGTTTTGTGGTGTGTCGTGTACCGGAGAAGGAGAAGCCATTATAAGAGCAACCCTAGCTCGTGATGTGTCAGCTGTTATGGAGTATAAAGGACTTAACCTCCAAGAAGCGGTTGATTACGTCATCAAGCATCGACTTGACGAAGGGTTCGCTGGACTCATTGCTGTCTCGAATAAAGGAGAGGTGGTTTGTGGTTTTAACTCTAATGGGATGTTCAGGGGATGTGCAACTGAGGATGGATTCATGGAGGTTGCTATTTGGGAGtgagaaatattttagattaagAAAATGTCTTACTAGTATTTAATCAGTCATCGCTCTATTAATTTGGTTATTCATTATCATAAAGCTGGAGGAGTAAATTTAGTTATGTCGTTATCACCAGTCCTATATTGATTTGTGTTTAATGCGGTTTCAAATGGTTAGTTCgtgtttaaaattgttgatCTGTCTCAGCTCCATGCCTAATCAAGAAACTATGGTTCagctctctgtttcttgtatGAACCTTACCTGTCATAAATAGCAACAAAAAAGTGCAGTAATTGGATTTATTTGAGGATGGAGGGATTATCAAAATGAGATGGAATTATTACCTGTTATGATTCCAGTCTCGATTTGATGAACTTTTGGAGACAGTCTCTGAAAGTTTCAAGCACTGCCCTTTCCTGCTCCATGTATATATCTGTTTCATTGACACTTGTCTTGGTCTTACATTGGGAATCCTCTTCTCCATTGTATTGAACATCTATCAGTTCGATCAATCTTCCACGTGATTGtatttcttcttccacattaCGACTCTCAGACTCACTTGACAGCTCAATGGCTTCCTTATCATCAGGCTTTGTAAATATCCTGTTCTGGTCCTCTAAGTGAGATTTTAAAGGAAGTATGTTGATGAAGCCAAAGGAATAGTAGATCCAGTAAAGTGTAG from Arabidopsis thaliana chromosome 3, partial sequence includes these protein-coding regions:
- the ASPGB1 gene encoding N-terminal nucleophile aminohydrolases (Ntn hydrolases) superfamily protein (N-terminal nucleophile aminohydrolases (Ntn hydrolases) superfamily protein; CONTAINS InterPro DOMAIN/s: Peptidase T2, asparaginase 2 (InterPro:IPR000246); BEST Arabidopsis thaliana protein match is: N-terminal nucleophile aminohydrolases (Ntn hydrolases) superfamily protein (TAIR:AT5G08100.1); Has 3285 Blast hits to 3219 proteins in 891 species: Archae - 113; Bacteria - 1512; Metazoa - 512; Fungi - 247; Plants - 200; Viruses - 0; Other Eukaryotes - 701 (source: NCBI BLink).), translated to MGGWAIAVHGGAGIDPNLPAERQEEAKQLLTRCLNLGIIALRSNVSAIDVVELVIRELETDPLFNSGRGSALTEKGTVEMEASIMDGTKRRCGAVSGITTVKNPISLARLVMDKSPHSYLAFSGAEDFARKQGVEIVDNEYFVTDDNVGMLKLAKEANSILFDYRIPPMGCAGAAATDSPIQMNGLPISIYAPETVGCVVVDGKGHCAAGTSTGGLMNKMMGRIGDSPLIGAGTYASEFCGVSCTGEGEAIIRATLARDVSAVMEYKGLNLQEAVDYVIKHRLDEGFAGLIAVSNKGEVVCGFNSNGMFRGCATEDGFMEVAIWE